A section of the Triticum dicoccoides isolate Atlit2015 ecotype Zavitan chromosome 7A, WEW_v2.0, whole genome shotgun sequence genome encodes:
- the LOC119334119 gene encoding tRNA dimethylallyltransferase 9-like, whose product MCCEMRPGFGFGSARRGVWRSWPALCSRQLQQCFSPSLRSAKKLHVTATTLPLPDARKKSKVIVISGPTGAGKSRLALEVARRLGGEIISADSVQVYRSLDVGSAKPSASEMSMVPHHLIDIMHACDDYSAGMFFHDARAATQDVLGRGSVPVVAGGTGLYLRWFIYGKPNVPQSSTDIISSVWSELAGFRESGRWEEAVELLLKAGDPEARDLDTNNWARLSRRLEIIRSSGSPASSFTLPYSSFQKQQDTKLTDSPSDDATCEAKELEYDFLCFFLACPRVELYRSIDLRCEEMLADTGGLLSEASWLLDVGLQPNMNSATRAIGYRQTMEYLVHCRQNGGSSSPEEFLEFLTKFQQTSRNFSRRQMTWFRNEKIYQWVDASQPFEEIVQFICDAYNGSDAMVLPESLEMKRESCVHTSKDLKTYRPENRVFLGHEECCHILDWIRRTQGK is encoded by the coding sequence ATGTGCTGTGAAATGAGGCCGGGGTTCGGGTTCGGGTCTGCGCGGCGCGGCGTCTGGAGGAGCTGGCCCGCCCTGTGCTCACGGCAGCTGCAGCAGTGCTTCTCCCCGTCTCTCCGCTCCGCAAAGAAGCTGCACGTCACAGCCACCACTCTCCCACTGCCTGACGCGAGGAAGAAGAGCAAGGTCATTGTGATATCAGGCCCCACCGGCGCTGGCAAGAGCAGGCTCGCGCTGGAGGTGGCCAGGAGGCTAGGGGGAGAGATCATCAGCGCCGACTCGGTGCAGGTGTACCGCAGCCTCGACGTCGGCTCCGCCAAGCCGTCCGCCTCCGAGATGAGCATGGTGCCGCATCACCTGATCGACATCATGCACGCGTGTGACGATTACTCCGCTGGGATGTTCTTCCACGACGCGCGAGCAGCGACGCAAGATGTTCTTGGCAGGGGCTCTGTGCCTGTCGTTGCAGGAGGGACCGGGCTGTACTTAAGGTGGTTTATCTACGGCAAGCCAAATGTTCCACAGTCATCCACAGACATCATATCAAGTGTGTGGTCTGAGCTCGCTGGATTTCGTGAGAGCGGCCGGTGGGAAGAAGCGGTGGAGCTCCTGCTCAAGGCCGGGGACCCCGAAGCTCGGGACTTGGATACAAATAACTGGGCCAGGTTAAGCAGAAGGCTCGAGATCATCAGGTCATCTGGTTCCCCTGCATCTTCCTTCACCCTACCATACAGCTCGTTTCAGAAGCAGCAAGACACCAAGCTAACTGATTCCCCAAGCGATGATGCAACCTGCGAGGCGAAGGAACTGGAGTATGATTTCCTGTGTTTTTTCCTAGCATGCCCACGGGTTGAACTCTACAGATCAATTGATTTGAGGTGTGAGGAAATGCTGGCTGACACAGGAGGCCTTCTTTCAGAAGCCTCATGGCTTCTTGATGTTGGGTTGCAGCCAAATATGAACTCTGCAACCCGTGCCATTGGTTACAGGCAAACCATGGAGTACCTGGTGCATTGCAGACAGAATGGAGGCAGTAGCTCCCCAGAGGAGTTCTTGGAGTTCCTGACCAAGTTTCAGCAGACGTCTAGGAACTTCTCAAGGAGGCAAATGACCTGGTTCCGCAACGAGAAGATTTACCAGTGGGTTGACGCATCGCAGCCTTTTGAAGAGATTGTTCAGTTTATCTGTGACGCTTACAATGGCTCTGATGCAATGGTGCTGCCTGAATCACTTGAAATGAAAAGGGAAAGTTGCGTGCACACAAGCAAGGATCTCAAAACCTATCGTCCAGAGAACAGGGTGTTCCTTGGGCACGAAGAGTGTTGCCACATTTTGGATTGGATTAGGAGGACGCAGGGGAAGTGA
- the LOC119330316 gene encoding uncharacterized protein LOC119330316, producing MGISHPLSDEFYGGPRGGGLGSALLLSPERTPPPASCCSPVDDGQEDFLQHQVSRMDTLAGIAIKYGVEISDIKRANSLVTDSQMYAHKALLIPLPGRPMPSSVKLNGSSLRSKRAWAPNNQQNGDIVNSLDSDKSRQQQSSLAMSSLQSYYGLSSQGGDDMDLSTEMSLYSKGSSQGIGSEILPISSSPPDSTQSTGRGNGATKEKQDGSIRRRQKVEADTQDDLLSDSIKMIKSFLPRPVSSMRLNTDAGSPDPAARSSGGSFLDGFKSVVRRSPSAPSFADSENNGVSMWSSSKWTFNHESFTRPLLDGLPKPATGRRMKAALD from the exons ATGGGGATCTCGCACCCGCTGTCCGACGAGTTCTACGGAGGGCCCCGCGGAGGAGGTCTGGGCAGCGCGCTGCTGCTGTCGCCGGAGcggacgccgccgcccgcctcctgcTGCTCGCCCGTGGACGACGGCCAGGAGGACTTCCTCCAGCACCAGGTGTCCCGGATGGACACGCTCGCCGGCATCGCCATCAAGTACGGCGTCGAG ATCTCGGACATTAAGAGGGCAAATAGTCTTGTGACTGACAGCCAGATGTATGCACACAAGGCATTGCTCATACCTCTGCCAGGAAGGCCCATGCCATCCTCTGTGAAGCTGAACGGCTCCAGCCTACGATCGAAGAG AGCGTGGGCTCCGAACAATCAGCAAAACGGGGACATTGTGAATTCACTAGATTCTGATAAGTCTAGGCAACAGCAGTCGTCACTTGCAATGAGCAGCTTGCAGAGCTACTATGGCCTGAGTTCTCAAGGAGGAGATGACATGGATCTGAGTACAGAAATGTCCTTGTACAGCAAGGGAAGCTCCCAAGGTATTGGAAGTGAAATACTCCCAATTTCTTCTTCTCCGCCTGACAGTACACAAAGCACTGGCAGAGGCAACGGGGCTACCAAAGAGAAGCAAGATGGTTCCATACGCCGGCGGCAGAAAGTGGAGGCGGATACCCAGGACGACCTTCTGTCGGACTCGATCAAGATGATCAAGAGCTTCCTGCCGAGGCCGGTCTCCAGCATGCGTCTGAATACGGACGCGGGCAGCCCGGATCCCGCCGCGAGGAGCAGTGGCGGCTCATTCCTCGACGGGTTCAAGTCCGTGGTGCGGAGGTCGCCGAGCGCCCCGAGCTTTGCGGACTCGGAGAACAATGGGGTCTCCATGTGGTCGAGCTCCAAGTGGACATTCAACCACGAGTCCTTCACCCGGCCGTTGCTTGACGGCCTCCCGAAACCCGCGACGGGTCGCAGGATGAAAGCTGCCCTAGACTGA